The following are encoded in a window of Paraburkholderia hospita genomic DNA:
- a CDS encoding LysR family transcriptional regulator, with protein sequence MLNYRHLHYFWVVVKEGGFARAAERLDMAVQTISAQVRELEKSLGHQLLKPAGRGVTMTEAGQAAYARAEEIFQIGRALHDEVREAASGTVARFAVGLTDGISKLAVHAILADVLDTPSLRLLCHEGEAEDLLAELAHHHLDLVLSSQPAPHNSNLRLSSERLIASPIDWYGPAAVVRKTHVDHFPQCLASLPVLLPTGHSSLRSRLDRWFEAEGIRPRVAGEFEDSALMALFASRGMGVFPLAAFGAERNDPMHRGLRWLGRSPEVKEEIHAIVSRRGRHHPLTQKVLSAAHP encoded by the coding sequence ATGCTCAATTACCGGCACTTGCACTATTTCTGGGTCGTCGTGAAGGAAGGCGGGTTTGCGCGGGCCGCCGAACGGCTCGACATGGCGGTGCAAACCATCAGCGCGCAGGTGCGCGAACTGGAGAAATCGCTCGGACATCAACTGCTGAAGCCCGCGGGACGCGGCGTCACGATGACGGAAGCGGGACAGGCGGCGTACGCGCGAGCGGAGGAAATCTTCCAGATCGGACGCGCGTTGCACGACGAAGTGCGCGAAGCGGCCAGCGGGACGGTCGCGCGCTTTGCGGTCGGCTTGACGGATGGCATTTCGAAGCTGGCCGTCCATGCCATTCTTGCTGATGTGCTGGACACGCCTTCGCTGCGGCTGCTGTGTCACGAAGGCGAAGCGGAAGATCTGCTGGCGGAACTGGCGCATCACCATCTGGATCTCGTGCTGTCCAGCCAGCCCGCGCCACACAACTCGAACCTGCGTCTATCCAGCGAGCGTCTGATCGCCTCGCCGATCGACTGGTACGGGCCGGCCGCCGTGGTGCGCAAGACGCATGTCGATCATTTCCCGCAATGCCTCGCGTCGCTGCCGGTGCTGCTGCCGACGGGGCACTCGTCGCTGCGCTCGCGCCTCGACCGCTGGTTCGAAGCCGAAGGCATCCGGCCACGCGTCGCGGGCGAGTTCGAGGACAGCGCGTTGATGGCGCTGTTCGCGTCGCGCGGCATGGGCGTGTTTCCGCTCGCGGCGTTTGGCGCCGAGCGCAACGATCCCATGCATCGCGGCTTGCGCTGGCTCGGCCGCTCGCCGGAAGTGAAGGAGGAAATACACGCAATCGTGTCGCGGCGCGGGCGGCATCATCCTTTGACGCAAAAGGTGTTGAGCGCGGCGCATCCGTGA
- a CDS encoding SIR2 family NAD-dependent protein deacylase, giving the protein MDENERIRHAVSWLREADGMLVTAGAGMGVDSGLPDYRGAEGFWRAYPALKQHRLTFQDMANPRVMALHPRLCWGFYGHRLDLYRRTVPHRGFDILLRWAEALPRGLAVFTSNVDGQFQAAGFDAAAIAECHGSIHMLQCSEVCHDGLWPAADVQPVVDESTCELVSDLPRCPKCGAVARPNILMFGDYDWIALRTEQQEARLQAWLSKVERLVVIEIGAGKAIPTVRYFSEQNGPRVIRINPRDFGIAPHHGIGLARGAIDGLELLDRSMKA; this is encoded by the coding sequence ATGGACGAGAACGAACGAATCAGGCACGCCGTGTCGTGGCTGCGCGAGGCCGATGGCATGCTGGTGACTGCCGGGGCGGGGATGGGCGTCGATTCAGGCCTGCCCGACTATCGCGGCGCAGAGGGTTTCTGGCGCGCGTATCCCGCATTGAAGCAGCATCGGTTGACCTTTCAGGACATGGCCAATCCGCGTGTAATGGCGCTGCATCCGCGGCTTTGCTGGGGCTTCTATGGACACCGGCTCGATCTGTATCGGCGCACGGTGCCGCATCGGGGTTTCGATATTCTGCTTCGTTGGGCAGAGGCGCTGCCGCGCGGACTTGCTGTGTTCACGAGCAACGTCGACGGGCAGTTTCAGGCGGCGGGTTTCGACGCTGCAGCCATTGCCGAGTGCCACGGCTCCATTCACATGCTGCAATGCTCGGAAGTCTGCCACGACGGGCTATGGCCGGCCGCTGACGTGCAGCCCGTGGTCGACGAATCGACTTGCGAACTCGTGAGCGACCTGCCGCGCTGCCCGAAGTGCGGCGCCGTGGCGCGGCCCAACATTCTGATGTTCGGCGACTACGACTGGATTGCGTTGCGCACCGAGCAGCAGGAGGCGCGACTACAGGCGTGGCTATCGAAGGTCGAGCGCCTCGTCGTGATCGAAATCGGCGCGGGCAAGGCGATACCGACTGTGCGTTATTTCAGCGAGCAAAACGGGCCGCGCGTGATCCGCATCAATCCACGCGATTTCGGCATCGCGCCGCATCACGGGATCGGGCTTGCACGAGGCGCGATCGACGGCCTCGAACTGCTCGATCGGTCAATGAAGGCATAG
- a CDS encoding LysE family translocator: MSASAAVFAILVALLLGAMIPGPSFVLVARNSISLSRGDGLSTALGMGIGGIFFGGLALAGLYTLLVAVEWLYIGLKVAGGLYLVYIAWKIWRGAARPIAMDNAGVAHSRSAKKSFWIGLTTQLSNPKTAIWYGSIFAALLPQHPPVWCYVVLPPLVFAVEFGWYTVVALCFSSRGPREVYLRAKTWIDRIAAGAIAALGLRLIFAARKAGI; this comes from the coding sequence ATGTCCGCATCCGCCGCTGTATTCGCCATTCTCGTCGCGTTGCTGCTGGGCGCGATGATTCCCGGCCCGAGTTTCGTTCTCGTCGCGCGAAATTCGATCAGCCTGTCTCGCGGCGATGGATTGTCGACCGCGCTGGGCATGGGCATCGGCGGGATTTTCTTTGGCGGCCTTGCGCTCGCCGGTCTTTATACGCTGCTGGTCGCCGTCGAATGGCTGTATATCGGATTGAAAGTGGCGGGCGGTTTGTATCTGGTCTACATCGCGTGGAAAATCTGGCGCGGCGCGGCTCGCCCAATTGCGATGGACAACGCCGGCGTAGCACACAGCCGTAGCGCGAAGAAGTCGTTCTGGATTGGATTGACGACGCAGCTCAGCAATCCGAAGACGGCGATCTGGTACGGCAGTATCTTTGCCGCGCTGTTGCCGCAGCACCCGCCCGTCTGGTGCTATGTGGTGCTGCCGCCGCTGGTGTTCGCGGTGGAGTTCGGCTGGTACACGGTCGTCGCGCTGTGCTTTTCGAGCCGGGGCCCGCGCGAGGTTTATCTGCGCGCGAAAACGTGGATTGACCGGATCGCAGCGGGCGCCATTGCGGCGCTTGGACTGCGGCTGATCTTCGCGGCACGAAAAGCCGGTATCTGA
- a CDS encoding acetoacetate decarboxylase yields MDIKSIRQSAFAMPVHNPAYPRPPFRFLNREYFIISYETDMDALRAVVPEPLKPENALVHYEFIRMPDSSGFGDYTESGQVISVRDMEGRLANYTHSMYLDDEGPIAGGREIWGFPKKLARPKLGVDGNDTLLGTLDYGTQRIATGTMGYKHRMIDIEAERAKLADTPNYLLKVIPHVDGTARICELVRFYLRDVTVLGAWTGPAALELHPHALAPIADLPVKRVVGARHVIANLTLDIGEVAFDYLAPAQAETQTAKKSNDDALELAV; encoded by the coding sequence ATGGACATCAAATCGATTCGGCAATCCGCATTTGCGATGCCCGTTCACAATCCCGCCTACCCTCGCCCGCCGTTCCGCTTTCTCAATCGTGAGTACTTCATCATTTCGTACGAAACCGATATGGATGCGCTGCGCGCCGTGGTGCCGGAACCGCTGAAGCCGGAAAACGCGCTGGTCCATTACGAGTTCATTCGCATGCCTGATTCGTCGGGTTTTGGCGACTACACGGAAAGTGGCCAGGTGATTTCGGTGCGCGACATGGAAGGGCGTCTTGCGAACTACACGCACTCGATGTACCTCGACGACGAAGGCCCGATTGCCGGCGGCCGCGAAATCTGGGGCTTCCCGAAGAAGCTCGCGCGCCCCAAATTGGGCGTCGACGGTAACGACACGCTGCTCGGCACGCTCGATTACGGCACGCAACGCATCGCGACGGGCACGATGGGCTACAAGCATCGCATGATCGATATCGAAGCCGAACGCGCCAAGCTCGCCGACACGCCCAACTATCTGCTGAAGGTGATTCCGCATGTCGACGGCACGGCGCGCATCTGCGAACTCGTGCGCTTCTATCTGCGCGACGTGACGGTGCTCGGCGCATGGACCGGCCCGGCCGCGCTCGAACTGCATCCGCATGCGCTCGCGCCGATTGCCGATCTGCCCGTGAAGCGCGTGGTCGGCGCGCGGCATGTGATCGCCAATCTCACGCTGGATATCGGCGAAGTCGCATTCGACTACCTCGCGCCTGCGCAAGCTGAAACGCAGACCGCAAAGAAGTCGAATGACGACGCGCTCGAACTCGCGGTTTAA
- a CDS encoding 3-hydroxybutyrate dehydrogenase, with the protein MSLQNKVALVTGAASGIGEQCARKLASLGAAVVIADLNLENAQKVASSIVEGGGKAIAVSMDVTNEEAVNAGIERAVKELGSIDVLVSNAGIQIVAPIEEYAFSDWKKMLAIHLDGAFLTTKAAIKHMYDSKRGGSIVYMGSVHSHEASKLKSAYVTAKHGLLGLARVVAKEGGPRGVRANVVCPGFVRTPLVDKQIPEQAKALGISEEEVVKNVMLKETVDGEFTTVEDVANTVAFLAGFESSALTGQSVIVSHGWSMK; encoded by the coding sequence ATGTCACTGCAAAACAAAGTCGCGCTCGTGACGGGTGCAGCAAGCGGTATCGGCGAACAATGCGCTCGCAAGCTCGCGAGCCTCGGCGCTGCCGTCGTGATTGCGGATCTGAATCTGGAGAATGCGCAGAAGGTCGCGTCGAGCATCGTCGAAGGCGGCGGCAAGGCGATCGCCGTATCGATGGACGTGACGAATGAAGAAGCTGTCAACGCGGGTATCGAGCGCGCGGTGAAGGAACTCGGCAGCATCGACGTGCTCGTGTCGAACGCGGGCATTCAGATCGTTGCGCCGATCGAGGAATACGCCTTCTCCGACTGGAAGAAGATGCTCGCCATCCATCTGGACGGCGCGTTCCTCACGACCAAGGCCGCCATCAAGCACATGTACGACAGCAAGCGCGGCGGCTCGATCGTCTATATGGGCTCGGTGCACTCGCATGAGGCATCGAAGCTGAAGTCGGCCTATGTCACCGCGAAGCACGGTCTGCTCGGCCTCGCGCGAGTCGTCGCGAAGGAAGGCGGTCCGCGCGGCGTGCGTGCGAATGTCGTGTGCCCGGGCTTCGTGCGCACGCCGCTCGTCGACAAGCAGATTCCCGAGCAGGCCAAGGCGCTCGGCATCAGCGAAGAGGAAGTCGTGAAGAACGTGATGCTGAAGGAAACGGTCGACGGCGAATTCACGACGGTTGAAGACGTCGCGAATACAGTCGCTTTCCTCGCGGGCTTCGAATCGTCGGCACTGACGGGACAATCTGTGATCGTCAGCCACGGCTGGTCGATGAAATAA
- a CDS encoding DUF3734 domain-containing protein, translated as MRSDTKNIIPQPEPFVLPRYDEIALVLQGGGALGSYQAGVIEGLAEAKVEPHWIAGVSIGALNTAIIAGNAPENRVAALRGFWNAICHPLDWVGSVSAWTLPGLGMHDLSRKWASMWAAGRALTEGQPGFFAPRFPLPMAGLGKLDPSRVSYYDTAALRATLLQYADFDRINDGAIRVSVGAVNVSTGNLTYFDNRKMRLEPEHFMASGALPPGFPAVEIDGEYYWDGGLVSNTPLTEVLRDSDHKDTLVFQVDLWSARGNAPGDFPDISERAKDIQYSSRTRAITNMLAERQKHARFIKELLEHVPTSVLKADPLFSLAQQAADGSAINVVHLIYKNKPYEGHYKDYEFSVDTMLEHWQSGLDDIRDSFSHRDWFDVPSRELGFVTHDVHRPAGSVPESDKQPVETELGKRRKAAA; from the coding sequence ATGCGCAGCGACACAAAGAACATCATCCCGCAGCCGGAACCGTTTGTGTTGCCGCGCTACGACGAAATCGCGCTCGTGCTGCAAGGCGGCGGTGCGCTCGGCTCCTATCAGGCGGGTGTCATCGAAGGACTCGCCGAGGCGAAGGTCGAGCCGCACTGGATCGCAGGCGTGTCGATCGGCGCGCTCAACACGGCGATCATCGCGGGTAATGCGCCGGAAAATCGCGTGGCAGCATTGCGCGGCTTCTGGAATGCGATCTGTCATCCGCTCGACTGGGTCGGCAGCGTGAGCGCGTGGACGCTGCCCGGCCTGGGCATGCATGACCTGTCGCGCAAGTGGGCGAGCATGTGGGCAGCAGGCCGCGCGCTGACGGAAGGCCAACCCGGCTTTTTCGCGCCGCGCTTTCCGTTGCCCATGGCGGGCCTCGGCAAGCTGGACCCGAGCCGCGTCAGCTATTACGACACGGCCGCCCTGCGCGCAACGCTGCTGCAATACGCGGATTTCGACCGCATCAACGATGGCGCCATCCGCGTGTCCGTGGGCGCTGTGAATGTGAGCACGGGCAATCTCACGTACTTCGACAACCGCAAGATGCGCCTTGAGCCGGAGCATTTCATGGCGTCGGGTGCGTTGCCGCCGGGTTTCCCGGCTGTCGAGATCGACGGCGAATACTACTGGGACGGCGGACTCGTTTCGAATACGCCGCTCACAGAAGTGCTGCGCGATTCGGATCACAAGGACACGCTGGTCTTTCAGGTCGACTTGTGGAGCGCGCGCGGCAATGCGCCGGGCGACTTCCCCGACATTTCCGAGCGAGCCAAGGACATCCAGTATTCGAGCCGCACGCGCGCGATCACGAACATGCTCGCCGAGCGGCAAAAGCACGCGCGCTTCATCAAGGAGCTGCTCGAACATGTGCCGACGTCGGTGCTGAAGGCGGACCCGCTGTTCAGTCTCGCCCAGCAGGCAGCGGACGGCAGCGCGATCAACGTCGTGCATCTGATCTACAAGAACAAGCCGTACGAAGGCCATTACAAGGACTACGAGTTCAGCGTGGACACGATGCTCGAACATTGGCAAAGCGGCCTCGACGATATCCGCGACTCGTTCTCGCATCGCGACTGGTTCGACGTGCCGAGCCGCGAACTGGGTTTCGTCACGCACGACGTGCACCGCCCTGCTGGGTCCGTGCCCGAGTCCGACAAGCAGCCGGTCGAAACCGAACTCGGCA